A stretch of the Sulfurimonas sp. HSL-1656 genome encodes the following:
- the nuoI gene encoding NADH-quinone oxidoreductase subunit NuoI: MSLEQFTDRNVQQHYFKVDIEDYPETGWDRFKQVVKRAASGELFVGLWVVMREMIKFDIHTVQYPKEKLPIGPRYRAVHEMQRLFESGTERCIGCGLCEKICISDCIRMDTRIDENSRKAVTEYTINLGRCIFCGYCAEVCPELAIVHGPRYENTSEQREHFILFEDMLTPIDMAIKGEQKEYPGFGAVTPNEDARVTKTPLAY, encoded by the coding sequence ATGAGTCTGGAACAATTTACTGACAGAAACGTGCAGCAGCACTACTTCAAGGTCGATATCGAGGACTATCCGGAAACGGGATGGGACCGGTTCAAACAGGTGGTCAAGCGGGCGGCGAGCGGCGAGCTTTTCGTCGGCCTCTGGGTCGTCATGCGCGAGATGATCAAATTTGACATCCATACCGTGCAGTACCCGAAAGAGAAGCTGCCGATCGGGCCGCGCTACCGCGCCGTTCACGAGATGCAGCGCCTCTTCGAATCCGGTACGGAACGCTGTATCGGCTGCGGGCTTTGCGAGAAGATCTGTATCTCGGATTGTATCCGCATGGACACGCGCATCGACGAGAACAGCCGCAAAGCGGTGACGGAGTATACGATCAACCTCGGCCGCTGTATCTTCTGCGGCTACTGCGCCGAAGTCTGCCCGGAGCTGGCGATCGTCCACGGGCCGCGCTACGAGAACACCTCCGAGCAGCGCGAACACTTCATCCTGTTCGAGGATATGCTGACCCCGATCGATATGGCGATCAAGGGCGAGCAGAAAGAGTACCCGGGATTCGGTGCCGTTACCCCGAACGAAGATGCGCGCGTCACGAAGACGCCGCTGGCGTATTAA
- the nuoH gene encoding NADH-quinone oxidoreductase subunit NuoH, with product MDTAFIIETLVKIVVVLLVFSALAGFGTYFERKVLAFMQRRLGPMHVGPYGLLQIAADGIKLFTKEDIVPSGVVGPIFKIAPVITAATAFMAAAAIPFLPEFTLFGYTVHPIIADVNIGILYILGVMAIGLYGPLLGGMASNNKWSLISAARGAAIFISYEVVTGLALLVPLMIIGSLSLLDFNEYQAANGWMAFAHPMGFISFILFWIAAFAETGRTPFHLVANDHEIIDGFGTEYSGMRWGLFFIGEYANMFFISFVMAIVFLGGYGDGTVMGALGLLLKVAFFFFFFLWTRAAWPDVRPDQLMWLCWKVLMPLAVINVVVTGIVMMF from the coding sequence ATGGATACAGCATTTATTATCGAGACGCTCGTCAAGATCGTCGTGGTACTGCTGGTCTTCTCGGCACTGGCCGGCTTCGGAACCTATTTCGAACGTAAAGTGCTCGCGTTTATGCAGCGCCGTCTGGGGCCGATGCACGTCGGTCCGTACGGCCTGCTGCAGATCGCAGCCGACGGGATCAAGCTCTTTACCAAAGAGGACATCGTTCCGTCCGGCGTCGTCGGGCCGATCTTCAAGATCGCACCGGTCATTACGGCGGCAACGGCATTCATGGCGGCAGCGGCGATCCCGTTCCTGCCGGAGTTCACGCTCTTCGGCTACACGGTGCACCCGATCATCGCCGACGTCAACATCGGGATCCTTTATATCCTGGGCGTAATGGCCATCGGCCTCTATGGCCCGCTGCTGGGGGGTATGGCGTCGAACAACAAATGGTCGCTTATCTCCGCGGCGCGCGGTGCGGCGATCTTCATCTCCTACGAGGTGGTCACGGGGCTGGCGCTGCTGGTACCGCTGATGATCATCGGGTCGCTCTCCTTGCTGGACTTCAACGAGTACCAGGCGGCGAACGGCTGGATGGCCTTCGCGCACCCGATGGGCTTCATCTCCTTTATCCTCTTCTGGATCGCGGCGTTTGCCGAGACGGGACGTACGCCGTTCCACCTCGTCGCCAACGACCACGAGATCATCGACGGTTTCGGTACGGAGTATTCGGGCATGCGCTGGGGTCTCTTCTTTATCGGGGAGTATGCGAACATGTTCTTCATCTCCTTCGTGATGGCGATCGTCTTCCTCGGCGGATACGGTGACGGTACGGTGATGGGCGCACTGGGCCTCCTGCTCAAAGTGGCGTTCTTCTTCTTCTTTTTCCTCTGGACACGTGCGGCATGGCCGGATGTCCGTCCGGACCAACTGATGTGGCTCTGCTGGAAAGTGCTGATGCCGCTCGCGGTTATCAATGTCGTTGTTACCGGCATTGTGATGATGTTTTAA